tttccattgttttgtcaaccactgtttatgatctggattcttatagactgcggagtcgattaagccatgtccgtcagtctgttgaaatcaatattctgaagaccccagatatcttcgggatccaagtaTTCAATAATTCAGTCAGACAtgatttcgagaagtttcctatttaaaatcagcaaaatcggtccacaaatggctgagatatgaggaaaaaaccaggagaacctcgatttttgacctatatctggattaagtcagactaagtcattaatatacatagacaatatggatatctaatgatagatatttcaaagacctttgcaacgacgtatataagaatatagtaagttggacatacaatgggttaaattcggaaaaaatattttttaaccggaatttttttacacaaaaaaaaactgacatTAAAGTATCGAGTATCTAGGTATTGATTACTGAATACATACTATTCCCTACAATACCCATACTTTCAaaacaagaaattaaatttcgaaaatttatcgAATAGGTAGAATTTAACAGATACttccattaaaaatattaaatttttatttatttttattaaatatttatttaaatcaattttattatctataccattatttattttcattatcatTTAAACTTCCATGTCCGCGACGATactttaaagttatttaaaaagaaaagaaaaaatgcacaaacaaaattttactaaatccaagaaaataaaaattaaacaaagattATTATTAATAACATCATAAATAATTCGttaataatttgaattaaaagtATAATTactatttaaacaaacatttttctttagttgACATTAATGCCTTAAATTAATAATGGGGGTTTTTTTGTCAGCAGCCAGCTATGTATTCAAATACTTTTGTAGATTATCACACGAAGGCATGTTGATATTTTGGGCCTTGCGGAACAAATCACGATCGCCAAAACTGCGTGCTTTAGCCAGCATAGAGTCGCCTGAGGAATAAAtgcaaattgttaaaaaatgtttggtattttttaaattaagaaaaacttaCGATAATTTCGTTCACGACTACAAGAGTGTTTGAGATGATTAAAGAAGTCTTCTTCCACAGACTCTTCTAAACGCCCTACCGAACCCTGATACTCAGAATAGAAATTGTCTTTCACATAATAGGGAATTTTCAAGGTATTTGTTTCACGTTTAACCgaatatttactaaaaataaataaaacgttgctatattttctttaaagtgGTTGTTTTTAAAGCCAACTTACTGAGAAGGTGACAAACTGTAAATGGGATCTGAAATAAAGAAGGAGGACATCATCGACAGTCCAATAAGCAATAAAATGGGCAATAGATTTATCAAAGCTGATGAAGAGGATTGATTctgtaagtaaattttaataaataagcaACAAGTTGTCAAttttcatgaattatttttataaactaaaaacCTCTCTCTCCTCTCGCTGTTGCCTGCGACGCTGTGATCTCATGTAAACATTTTGTTGTGGAAATCCGGTACCAAAGAACATATTAAACAATTCCTCGGCACTTACGTCTGCCTGGAAACCACGCGCATAACCAAAATCATTAGCATAGTAATTGCCACGCATGCCACCattaccaccaccaccaccgccTCCACTGTGTGACTCATTAATGCCATACATATCATACTGTTTACGTTTCTCGGCATCCGTTAGGATGGCAGCGGCATTACCCACAGCCTTAAAAGCTTCCACCGCACCAGGTGCACGATTTTTATCGGGATGCAATTGCAGGGCTAACTTTTTATAGGCCTTTTTAATTTCCGAATCGGTTGATTGTTTAGTTACGCCCAAAATTTCATAGTAGTCCTTGCATTTCTTGACTTTGCGAACGGCCTCTAATTGATCAGATGAATATTCGGGTTCGGCATTACGTGAATCAGATAATTTACGTTTGCGAACACCTTCTCCATCCGCGGCGCTTCTGGCGGATGAAGTTGCGGAGCCACCACCATTTGTGGGGAAACTTTTAACTTTGGTTAGTAAAtctgtattaaaaaaagaaaatattttttaaatttaatataaagaaatcGATGTGCTCCAACTGAGCAGATTTACAgatcataaattttttgaacttaGGCAAAAAATCCATATAAATTATAGATATAATGGACattgttcttatttattattatatttttgttgcattatCAACTCACCTTTAGCCTTTTGTGTGGGAAAAAGTTTCTCTGCTTTCAGCAAAAACTTTTCGGCCTTTTCCAATTTTCCTTCAGATAGTGATTGGACCGCTATATCAATACAGCGTAAAGCTTCATCTTTATTGCCCTCTATGATCGTCATTGTTTACTAtggataaatatttatttcacgTAATTACTACACGAACCCCACTTCTATATTATcgtctattttattttaaaccaaCCTTTTCCAATGCTACTCCGTGTTTAACGAAAATGCCAGCAAAAAAAGtctcaaaaaacaaacaataaaaggtATGGATATGATTTTGTACGGGTACGTGCCGATGTATTTAGTAAAATACGTACTACGCGATGTCTGAatgtagtaaaatttaataaaaaaattttatatgggTCAGGGGTGTTTTGgggtaacaaatttatttttcactcaTACAAGTGAAGACCCTTAACTGTAAaggaaaaaaacacaatttaacttgctatttaa
The nucleotide sequence above comes from Calliphora vicina chromosome 1, idCalVici1.1, whole genome shotgun sequence. Encoded proteins:
- the LOC135949492 gene encoding dnaJ homolog subfamily B member 12, with product MTIIEGNKDEALRCIDIAVQSLSEGKLEKAEKFLLKAEKLFPTQKAKDLLTKVKSFPTNGGGSATSSARSAADGEGVRKRKLSDSRNAEPEYSSDQLEAVRKVKKCKDYYEILGVTKQSTDSEIKKAYKKLALQLHPDKNRAPGAVEAFKAVGNAAAILTDAEKRKQYDMYGINESHSGGGGGGGNGGMRGNYYANDFGYARGFQADVSAEELFNMFFGTGFPQQNVYMRSQRRRQQREERENQSSSSALINLLPILLLIGLSMMSSFFISDPIYSLSPSHKYSVKRETNTLKIPYYVKDNFYSEYQGSVGRLEESVEEDFFNHLKHSCSRERNYRDSMLAKARSFGDRDLFRKAQNINMPSCDNLQKYLNT